From Xylocopa sonorina isolate GNS202 chromosome 2, iyXylSono1_principal, whole genome shotgun sequence, a single genomic window includes:
- the LOC143432969 gene encoding PR domain zinc finger protein 10, with product MDPRGPPEGAPANSFEIPNIDKVSDTSVNWPTDHSLSSSMCEQPKKMNNNKLLFLTVEYVEDQSREYSRLFPTYEQVSFSPRASSPLSDFEHRVSPLDPNMSSAARYSPTPVQLPPSPFHNSVVVLQGPSSPLIPSSESNERVNVNYVSQLSHPIDAQSVQQSDNSADFVANENEEQLVSSVSSELILMQESNSGLESATAPLMLTGMPSTDFTLSRDFLVMQDDQMNVINSFKTQNLDVDDSTHLSSTAENSNKENNADPLAASSAKEMNEILMPTEEKKDCEKQSVRRSKRRINDKKNFCCDECDDVCTGDNCTSHNVCTIADQPVPSRAIATLPGSYLSINKLSSSEIVSGRSDYGVFAKRYIQKRTQFGPIEGILYPYDGTPFKDELPLLYETEDKEFFKVDVSNENASNWMRFVRPALTYKDQNLVICQQRDGIVFLTTRSILPKEELRAGPSTDYAIRRNLIPLKSIQETKSDKEHKNQLSNWSRLDDNHSRRMKVFRGRNLKEKENSRQNNSKEWKCSVCGLIFRKPLLLNLHALVHGTDKVKTKIQSTICPQCGLQFQKQKELINHISQHGRLSFKKAKRLTTLSTYKCSMCYKRFATKVRLQQHCLVHGAEDQKPLPCNICFKRFMNNSALSCHLKTHRENKQVFECPMCRQLFNQSMTLKDHIETHKKEDGTFSCPDCQRIFIKYSVIRKHIRAHHCERKHKCQICAKRFPTVDKLQMHLLKHSDHREFHCANCGKQFKRKDKLKEHMTKLHNSQTATEEQMSQVTQTKKFVPKVNPNDYNRFIYKCHQCLVGFKRRGMLVNHLAKRHPDVAPESVPELNLPILRQTRDYYCQYCEKVYKSSSKRKAHIMKNHPGAALPPSNRQKESDYSDLPNPTFSQTVGSIRTTPQGCQWCHKQYASKAKLLQHQRKKHSNLMEPADQVPRSRNRQPQNQNQPPVLIEDHFVLSDYIQACETNSDFFKPRIIKISDDVDLISNGLEIVGQQFVRMRDIR from the exons ATGGATCCAAGGGGCCCTCCTGAGGGGGCCCCTGCTAACTCCTTTGAGATACCTAATATTGATAAAGTATCTGACACTTCGGTAAATTGGCCCACAGATCATTCACTTTCTTCATCGATGTGTGAACAACCCaaaaaaatgaataataatAAGCTATTATTTTTAACT GTGGAATATGTGGAAGATCAATCGCGAGAATATTCTCGTTTATTTCCAACTTACGAACAAGTTTCATTTTCCCCAAGAGCCTCATCGCCACTTTCTGACTTTGAACATCGTGTTAGTCCTCTTGACCCCAATATGAGTTCAGCCGCTAGATATTCGCCTACCCCAGTACAACTTCCGCCATCGCCATTTCACAATTCTGTTGTTGTACTACAAGGTCCTTCGTCTCCATTAATACCTTCATCTGAGTCAAATGAAAGGGTGAATGTTAATTATGTCTCTCAATTGTCACATCCAATTGATGCGCAGAGCGTGCAACAATCAGATAATTCTGCTGATTTTGTTGCCAATGAGAATGAAGAACAATTGGTATCCAGTGTCAGCAGTGAATTGATTTTGATGCAAG AATCCAATTCTGGATTGGAATCAGCAACAGCTCCATTGATGCTAACAGGAATGCCAAGTACAGACTTTACATTGAGTAGAGACTTCCTTGTTATGCAGGATGACCAAATGAATGTCATAAATTCATTTAAAACACAAAATCTTGATGTGGATGATTCTACGCATCTTTCATCAACTGCAGAAAATTCAAACAAAGAGAACAATGCAGATCCTTTAGCTGCATCTAGTGCAAAAGAAATGAACGAAATTTTGATGCCTACTGAAGAGAAAAAAGATTGTGAAAAACAGAGTGTCAGACGCTCGAAGCGTCGTATAAATGATAAAAAGAATTTTT GTTGTGATGAATGTGATGATGTATGTACTGGCGATAATTGCACTTCGCATAATGTATGCACAATAGCAGATCAACCAGTGCCATCACGTGCTATAGCAACACTGCCAGGATCATATCTTTCTATAAACAAGTTATCCAGTTCTGAAATTGTATCAGGCAGATCAGATTATGGAGTGTTTGCTAAACGTTATATACAAAAACGTACTCAATTTGGTCCTATAGAGGGTATCTTATATCCCTATGATGGCACACCATTTAAGGATGAATTGCCATTGCTCTATGAAACTGAGGATAAAGAATTTTTTAAAGTAGatgtttcaaatgaaa ATGCTTCGAATTGGATGCGTTTTGTTCGACCTGCATTAACATATAAAGATCAGAATTTGGTAATTTGCCAACAACGTGATGGAATAGTATTTTTGACTACAAGAAGCATTTTACCAAAGGAAGAATTAAGGGCTGGCCCTAGTACCGATTACGCGATTCGTAGAAATTTAATACCACTTAAATCTATACAAGAAACAAAAAGTGATAAAG AGCACAAAAATCAATTATCTAATTGGTCACGATTGGACGATAATCATTCTCGACGCATGAAAGTATTTCgtggtagaaatttgaaagaaaaagaaaattcaagACAAAATAATTCGAAGGAATGGAAATGTTCAGTATGCGGTTTAATTTTCAGAAAACCGCTTTTGCTTAATCTACACGCTCTTGTTCATGGCACTGATAAAGTGAAAACTAAAATACAATCTACGATTTGTCCGCAATGTGGACTACAATTTCAAAAACAAAAAGAATTGATTAATCATATTTCACAACACGGGAGATTATCTTTTAAAAAAGCGAAAAGATTAACTACTTTGTCTACATATAAGTGTTCGATGTGTTATAAACGTTTTGCGACGAAGGTGCGATTGCAACAGCACTGTTTGGTGCATGGTGCTGAAGACCAAAAACCACTGCCATGCAACATTTGCTTCAAAAGGTTCATGAACAATTCAGCACTCTCTTGTCATTTAAAAACGCATCGAG AAAATAAACAAGTGTTTGAATGTCCAATGTGCCGACAACTATTTAATCAAAGTATGACATTAAAAGATCATATTGAAACTCATAAAAAGGAAGATGGCACATTTAGCTGTCCTGACTGCCAAAGAATATTCATCAAATATTCAGTTATTCGTAAACATATTAGGGCACACCATTGCGAAAGAAAACATAAATGTCAAATTTGCGCGAAACGATTTCCTACTGTAGATAAATTGCAGATGCATCTACTGAAACATTCTGATCATAG agAATTTCATTGTGCAAACTGCGGTAAGCAATTTAAAAGGAAAGACAAGTTAAAAGAGCACATGACTAAATTGCATAATTCACAAACAGCAACCGAAGAACAAATGTCACAAGTAACACAAACTAAAAAATTTGTTCCAAag GTAAACCCTAACGATTACAATCGTTTCATTTATAAATGTCATCAATGCCTAGTGGGATTTAAACGAAGAGGAATGCTCGTAAATCATTTGGCTAAACGTCATCCGGATGTTGCACCAGAATCTGTACCAGAGTTAAATTTACCAATTTTACGCCAAACCAGAGattactattgtcaatattgtgaaaag gtttataagagcagcagtaaacgtAAAGCacatatcatgaaaaatcatCCAGGAGCTGCTTTACCACCGAGCAATCGGCAGAAAGAGTCAGATTACTCCGATTTACCAAATCCAACATTTAGTCAAACTgttggtagcattagaactacaccTCAAGGCTGCCAATGGTGTCATAAGCAGTATGCTAGCAAA GCAAAATTGTTACAACATCAACGAAAGAAACACTCGAATTTAATGGAACCAGCCGATCAAGTACCGCGTTCGCGTAATCGACAACCACAAAATCAGAATCAACCTCCGGTACTTATCGAGGATCACTTCGTATTGTCTGATTACATTCAAGCGTGTGAAACAAACTCGGATTTTTTTAAACCAAGGATAATCAAAATATCTGATGACGTTGATCTGATAAGCAATGGTTTAGAAATAGTTGGGCAACAATTTGTTCGTATGCGTGACATACGCTGA